The sequence below is a genomic window from Humulus lupulus chromosome 3, drHumLupu1.1, whole genome shotgun sequence.
agttcgatatctcttacttgccatgagcaacaataaaagggcaagccttagctgacttcatcacCGAGTTCACTAGGCTCCCAGATAACGAACAGTCAGAAACACCTGAAGATCCTAAAGAGCCTGAGCCCCAAAACCgagctccctcatggaagttatttacagatggttcttctaacgagtgccatgcaggagtaggagtgattttgataacgcctgaagggcatcgatttcactgcacaatcaggtttgacttcactgcttttaacaacgaagccgagtatgaagcattgctcacTGGGTTACGATTGGCCAGAGACGTGAACATAAAGGCactcgacatctacagtgactctcagctggtggtaaatcaagtcatgggagaatactaggcccaaggtttaaagatggttgcttacttaaaaaaaacaaaggatctattagcgcagtttgacaagtacacccttcagcaagtacctcgcgaccagaattcaaatgatgatgctttggccaagttagcaagtgcgaaggatgctgatactctaaacatagtgccagttgaacgactgtctatgccaagcatccaagcagaggagactaCTTTGGTGATCcaaatggcggatacatggatggcaccgtacatagagtatctgacacaaggcgtgttaccaacggacagaaacaaagccaagtCCCTTCagtggcaggctgctaggtatatcctggtcgatggaattgtgtactgaaggggatactctatgccactcctcagatgtatttcaaaagagaaggccaaagaattgatgaaagagatacacgaaggcttttgtggggaccacgctggggggcaaagcttatcaaaaaagatcctgaggcaaggttacttctggccaacgatgaatgaagacttgatggaatttgtgtggaggtgcgacaagtgccagaggttctcccaAATCCCACAAccagcccctaatgagctgaaacagatgcaaagtctgtggccgtttacagtctggggtatagatttaatcagatctctgcccacaggaaagggcagcgtcaagtatgttgtggttgccgtcaattacttcactaaatgggccgaagccgagccactcacaaccataacgaccaagaaagtgctagattttgtggtaaaaaacatcgtatgtcgctatggattgccaaggaaaattgtctcagacaacggcacgcagtttgatagtgatctgttcacggatttttacaaacggcatgggattatcaagagcttttcttcagttgctcatccccaagaaaatggacaagtcaaagcagtcaataaaacactaaaggatactctgaagaaaaaacttgaagaagctaagggggcatggccagaacaattgcctaaagtcctttggttgtacagaacttcccaccgaatagcaacaggtcataccccattatccttggcttatgggtataaagctatgttgcctgttgagttagatctacCTTCACATCGCAGAATAACCTATGAACAAGGCTCTAATAGTCAACTATTAATGGAATCTCTGGACTTAAttgatgagaagcgtgagcaagcccaactccgagtagctgcttaccagcaaaaagtcgcctggtatttcaattctaaagtgcgtggaaggaaattcaatgtcggagatctagtactttgaagagttttcctaaacacccgtgactaggttgttggagtactcggacctaattgggaagggccatactagattgaagaagtcctccatccaggcacctacaaacttgctcgcttaaatggagatctcattcctcgctattggaatggagaacacctgcgcaagtacaatcaatgaacaattcttcttaaagaattggcttgtgttaattttattttttacaagttatgaaaaaggatTGGTCATTtcatgtgactaatcgcttataagtgtaagatcttattgatcactcatacagacacgttttgtccatttattacgagaattataagggactatgagcagccagtcattcttgccaattgttgtatttattacaagtattttctcattacgtgtgttgtttttctgTATTACCGTTTTAATTCCTTTCCTCCAAGCAAAAATGTTCGAACAGATtttagtcaaggcaagtgactaaggacctaaagctcctcaatcacttggggggcttATAAGACATCTAGCAAGCaaggcatatcgaaaggtatgtaaacacatgagaaaaataagtgaaagcatgctagggtactttagagtatttttcaaaattttgtattttgttaaaatgcaaatattataatatcaaaatgaagtcttttacaccgcgagcagtgattgctcggatgtaattgtttaataaaacGAAAAAatctgcccgtgcagcaataaaagttaaaacataaaattgtttttacatcatgTCCCGTAGGTCatgtaattcaaaaataaaaagataaaattatTAAGTAGCTGGGGGGTCCTGTGGTGATTTCTGTTGCTGCTGATCGACTCTATCTCCAGCCTCTTCTTGGGCGCCCTCGATATCGGTCGCTAAAGAAATCTCTGGAGACTGTCGAATTGTTTCCTCTTCCTAACGAGAAACACACCTAGCTAGCTCTGCCTCCCTGATATGGTCTGGAAGATAGGAGAAGTTAGCATTGGGGTTGTTTTTCCAAAACAGGTAAAAACACTCGAACGCTGCCCCTTCGTAGTCTTCAAGATTGCAGGCATTCTCTTCCTCCAGTGCAGGGACTTCTTTGCGGCTTATCTCCAGCTCAGCCTGAAGCTTGTGGGCTTCTTGGTAATTTATGAGAGAGGTATCCTTGTACTGTTCCTTAGATGCAGTGATCTTGGCAATACTTGCCTCCTTCTTTTTCAGCTCTTCTTCAAGAGAAGCAATTTTGGCCTCAGTCACTTGCAGTGCCTCAAGGTGCTTCGCCTCAGCTTCCTTAAGGGTCTCGGTGTGCTTTGCCTCAGCCTCCTTAAGCGCCTCAGAATGTTTCACCTTGACTACCTTCAGCTGCTTGGCATGAGTAGCCTCAGATGCCTTGAGTTGCTCGGTGTATCGAGCCTCAACAGCACTAAGCTGATCGCTAAGTCTCTTTTTGAATTGGGCAGTCAGCGTCCTCGAGCATCACCAGCCAGAAGTCATGGTAAGAACCCCCTGCGATCAGAAAGAGATAAAGTAGTTAGTAGGAGCAAATTGAAAAGAAAATTCAGAAAGTACAATAAAGAAAGCAACTTATAGCAAGAACTTCGTTCAATGCGCAGTTGAAGACTTGGTCAACTGTCATAGAGCCAGTCTCCTAAATCGCCTCCTGAAAGCGACGGTGCTTTGTTATTCTAGATAGCCTATGTTTGGCTAAGTTAAGCACCACACCCGTGAGGTCGTCTCCCGAGGCTTCTTCTCGGAGACCAGCCGACTGCTGGACGGTAGATGTTGGAGGCGTAAGGTCGGCTGGAGCTGGAGGGGGAGTATGTCCGACTGGAGATGGGGGATCTAGGTTTACTGGAGGTGGAGGAGTTGCCTCTCTggcaggagctggtggaggagttgtctccttTGTTGGAGTAGATGCAGGAGGGTCGTCTGTTTGAGATTTCTTCGAGGGGGGATTGCTGCAGCCCTCCCCAGACTGGTGCTTGTGAGACTTTTTCTTGCTCACCAATTTGGCGTACAAGTCAAAAGTGTGTTCGGCAGGCATGTCTACAAAGAAGAAACAAGCGAACagtcaggcaatataataaaaggatcttgctaagtttaggaaacaagggcagagaaattaaaagtataatacccgagctataattactggtcgctacactatttactttactagtgctacactcactctctagcgtgaagaagtctgaatttaaagtagGTGGGTATTTAAAAGCGaaaaatcagtaccgttctcgtctgACGACTCAAGAGTAGGCTCTGaggccttcttcttgcccttccaTGGAGGGGCCGGTGCAGCAGCAAGTCGCGGGGTGCCGGTTGGTTCGTTGATGGTTACCCATGTTGCCCTCCTCggtggaggttgtgacacatcttgttgttgcTCGGGGACTTCATTGTcggtggcactccccgcggtagattccctcacatcctggtgaggtgccagaaggccgaccagcctcagaTTGGCCTTTGTGACCAGctgcttgacacttttctctatgtcggtcaaGCTGGCTAAGAGGGCTGATCGgacttccatgtctggagtaggggctggtcgcagccatgggcctgaaataCACTAAATCTCTAAGGGCAATGCAAGAAGAATCAAAGGAAAATAATAAACGACCAGGGGTGCAAATatattacctccttgtgtgaaagccaggttgttcgcgaccatatcggtagtcagaaagtactccagatggtacttcctCTCATTGGATATGAAAAtagtatcactcaggaaagtgtgcgtcgtttcctggtggcagaaatggaagaaccccgtgttttcttggttggggttggattttaggtcgaacaggtagttgacctcatgtggcttGGGGAccggccacttcttatgactataaaggatatagagtgcagagagcattctatatccatttagGGTTATTTGAAAatgagcgaccccaaaataattggccactccttggaagaaaggatgaagaggcaggatcgctcctgcctcgatgtgatacctcgactaggCGTTATacgcgcctccaggcagattcgcccgttggtctctggtgggttggactagggtcaccccagggagtccgtacttcttgatataattagcaatcatcctaatcgttactcgactaggaggggtgacgtaccattcgacatctggttGAATGACGTTTCTGAGTTGGGCTTGAGCTTGGATTCCTGGCTCGGGAGTACTCTTAGCtctaccactggtcgagggaatttctgcATGAGGGGCAGGCTGGTGTTCAGAAGgttttgattttttctttttttgggtAGTGGATTTTACTTTACCCATGGCTGAAAGGTTTGAATGAGGTCTGTTAGGTGGAGTTCGCGAAAAAGGGATGTTCATAATGAGTAATGACGGCTGTTCTTCATCCACGAGCAGTTGAGCAAGCAGGTCGTCGTCAAtcggtctctcacctccccacggatcttgcatgaaaatctgcgaacagaaaatgggagatgagaacttggagcctaaaaacttgtgttcaaagtgggaataacgttgctcgcgtatagatgttaagcttttatatggccagcagcattctagcaaaaacactaagtttctTACGAGCAGCTTGAGAAACGGATTAAAAagtggaagtaaaaagtttttcagagaaaactttttcgactccgaaagggcgggaaaaacccagtttttcagctagcttaaaaatcaaattttttacttcaattttacgccctaaatctacaatctcgactaccaaactgactcctaactcctatgaaacgttatttcactaccctatcaagcatcgatcaacaTGCCCATTTACCCTAAGCCAGTTTCGGTCAAGAACAGCCAAGAACTCAGATACGAAACGAATAAAAAACGATTTTTCATGGCAACTCAAATGACTAAAAGGTttgtaaaacttacttggatgaaaggtggCTCAGACAGATTTGGTAGGGTAAGCaaagagtcagtttcctaagtttactttatgctggtcgtagtaaagtaaacttagggggcaaatgtttacccaaaaacatttgctgatgacgtggcaaggatttctcacacgtggttgacacgtggaaAAGTCAAAATAAGGCggtgttgttcgattatcgaccagctatACATTTCTTTGTCAAGCCTGGCTATTAGATACAACCAGGTTGGTCGTATGattcagtttatttccttaaaagattgtaatcttgtaataactacgttgattatttcatctttattaccttgatacatggatattaaggatagttaaggcccattggcccatgtaaccccccttgagcctataaaaatttatgaaatagctcaaggaggggacttttgacctttgaatttttttcctggatattgaaagagagagcatatagtgcgattatccatcgtcttgttgtaattctcccaaggtttgtgaaactcaagaaccctagttctttgatcacgtcactgggattcaatattaataatagcactaagtggacgtaggtcattaccatttactggggtcaaaccactataaatcatttgtgtttattctttacccttaaattaaactcttaattatcatctcatttcctgtcgtatttttgactctgtgtcgttggccaaatcgatggTCAACATAGTTAAATACTATTtcgaattattaattaaatatatcagctgatgatcatatacaaatagatcttaatcttgaagttactatgaactcctgtttatgttatatgagttcttttatTCACTTGTCAGGgactgtcaaaatgatcaggctagaaacttttgttttgggaactcattaatgtaaaggGTTGACATTTGGGGTTGAAAAGGTTATTAAGctaaaattcataatttagttatgaattaacattcacttgtaaagtcaatggtacctaaggaaacaagatataattaaaagggtaaaacggtaattttattcccgattaattatgaatcattattagatgattaatttgtatgtaatgattatattaatggacgctttattttataaagtactcagtctcatatttatagtggagtgatcatgagattaataaattaagattatttaattaaagaattaaattaataatctcaaatttattggagcttggaattataggtctataggtccccacagcagctctattcttcgagccaaatatgcaattatgtgataatagtaattaattacaaattagttgtaattaacaaaattaattaatatttaaatattatgtaattttcaaaattatattaaataattaattaattataattttcgaaattataataaaataaaattttaattttgaaattattatttaatttaaataggtagaattaattaagtatctttatttgagtgggagataataatctgataagttcaaattagatttgaattcaaaatattgatatttattcaaataattaattatatttaattaactcaaatttgaattaattatgaggttgtgggattttatctgataaggtagtttgaataaataattatggaaaaatcaaatatccctaaaatatagggtggtacacgaccacacacagtccatgtgCTGCACATATTTTcaaggatagatttttcaattttatttatttaattaattaattaatggaaaattcaaaagttagtttttggatattttcattaataagataattaattaattaaaagataacttgtaaattggttacagatttttttttttaaatttgaatattttctttttaagttggacttatcaaaaaataaacagaatactcAAGAAAGATTATTATTCGCTCtgaagaaaagaacgatacttttctatctctccctgaaaaagataaagaaccaatctcatgcctattctcttgatctcatgtgttgagtacatcaagtagaattagAAATTTagcatcctttattctctaagtgcccacacacttcttgaggtgcagagaacgttgtggaagatcttagtgtgagtacctgggagcagcttagataggaagttcattcaaattacgaaaagatagcaaggacacttgataggcattaagaggtatgttttcttttcttttcttgcttatgattaatgtacgtatattaatggatccgcatatttaaaggtagtttaaatatgttacaaattttttgttgtacactgggccaacccaccaccatttcgctgcgtattaggaaactcgttcctaacaaagaattgaggggaatgtcttagctatattagctaaggattatgcaacgccaggtatgagtttattgaggtataaggattggATTAGCATTCCGATAGACACTGGGATTAAACGAGAGATTATGGATAAATCTCATACttcccttattctcttcatccaggcaccgtgaagatgtaccaagatttgaaagctttatattggtggcctgggatggagagggacatgactgaatacgtggcaaagttccTAACTTGCTAGCAGGTTAAGACAGAGAACTAGaaaaccagtaaggctattacaacctttgtgtattctatagtggaaataaggaaacatcgcgatggattTCGCGGTGCGgctacccaggatagtgggtcagcatgattcggttTAGGACATTTTGGACAAGTAGACAAAGTCAActcacttttatcagtaaggacgagTAATATAGTTGATCAGTATACATGTCTCTATGTGAAAGggatagtatgccttcatggaattcgaggtctatcttattagatgaggaccTTGCTTTTACTTCCTAGTTTTGGGAaaggttgcagaaggcgatgagtatacagttggagtttagtacagtttattatcctcagactaatggtaaatcagagggagttatccagttattggaagggcaccttatgagatgttgtatggtatgGAATAtttatcgcccattcattgggatgcgatgggtgagatgttaaatatgggtcctgaggtagtttaggGGACCATTGGGGCTACTGAAAATGTTAAAGCTCAGATGCTCgattctcagagtaaatgggaaagttatgttaatttgaaatgcaggaacatggagt
It includes:
- the LOC133823878 gene encoding actin cytoskeleton-regulatory complex protein PAN1-like, yielding MPAEHTFDLYAKLVSKKKSHKHQSGEGCSNPPSKKSQTDDPPASTPTKETTPPPAPAREATPPPPRLSDQLSAVEARYTEQLKASEATHAKQLKVVKVKHSEALKEAEAKHTETLKEAEAKHLEALQVTEAKIASLEEELKKKEASIAKITASKEQYKDTSLINYQEAHKLQAELEISRKEVPALEEENACNLEDYEGAAFECFYLFWKNNPNANFSYLPDHIREAELARCVSR